The following proteins are co-located in the Myroides profundi genome:
- a CDS encoding SixA phosphatase family protein, translating to MKKLILIRHAKSCWNAITDDLSRPISTRGVNDAHLVSHTLMGHLPAKVIVWSSPAKRASETAKIFCQNMEINLDCIIQNPEVYTFERSGLTKAIKKCKNEHDTLILFGHNEAITKFVNKFGSETYENVPTSGVVIINFDTNDWGDIEKGTTELTIFPRDLKK from the coding sequence ATGAAAAAACTAATCCTTATTAGACATGCAAAATCATGCTGGAACGCTATAACAGATGATTTGTCACGCCCAATATCGACCAGAGGGGTTAATGATGCGCATTTAGTTTCGCATACTTTAATGGGACATTTACCTGCTAAAGTTATTGTATGGAGTAGCCCTGCAAAAAGAGCTAGTGAGACCGCCAAAATATTCTGTCAGAATATGGAGATTAACCTAGATTGTATCATTCAAAATCCAGAAGTATACACTTTTGAACGGTCAGGATTAACAAAAGCGATAAAAAAATGTAAAAATGAGCATGACACCCTAATTCTTTTCGGGCATAATGAGGCAATAACAAAATTTGTTAATAAATTTGGTAGCGAAACCTATGAGAATGTACCAACATCAGGCGTTGTAATCATTAACTTTGATACGAATGATTGGGGGGATATAGAAAAGGGGACAACTGAATTAACTATTTTCCCAAGAGACTTAAAGAAATAA
- a CDS encoding DUF4199 domain-containing protein codes for MRNFSIEFKWASYATLAALVWMFIVKSLGFHDLEKIRYEVGFELLFNLVLIIFYWLGIRQKKREFYNGVVSWQRAFLSGLVICIMITFFFPIIQYITFNQVSPNFMATLQEALATQTSMSLEEATKNATFDIFLRNGVTNNLSFGVVFIAIISYFIQSKNIAEPVVTENRNNKQKKNNKRKNNK; via the coding sequence ATGAGAAATTTCTCTATAGAATTTAAATGGGCTTCTTATGCTACGTTAGCAGCTTTAGTTTGGATGTTTATTGTCAAATCTCTTGGTTTTCACGACTTAGAAAAGATTAGATATGAGGTCGGTTTTGAACTACTTTTTAACCTTGTGTTGATTATCTTTTATTGGTTGGGAATAAGACAGAAGAAACGCGAATTCTATAACGGTGTTGTTTCTTGGCAACGTGCTTTCTTATCAGGATTAGTAATCTGTATTATGATTACATTCTTCTTCCCGATTATACAGTACATTACGTTTAACCAAGTTAGTCCTAACTTTATGGCTACCTTACAGGAGGCACTAGCGACACAGACTAGTATGTCTCTAGAAGAAGCAACTAAGAATGCTACTTTCGATATTTTCTTAAGAAATGGTGTCACAAATAATCTGTCTTTTGGAGTTGTATTTATCGCGATTATTTCGTACTTTATACAGTCTAAAAACATAGCAGAACCTGTAGTAACAGAGAATAGAAATAATAAACAAAAAAAGAACAACAAACGAAAAAATAATAAATAA
- the kdsA gene encoding 3-deoxy-8-phosphooctulonate synthase — protein sequence MNLNNIPLIKNLEADNFFLLAGPCAIEGEEMAMRIAEHIVTVTDKLKIPYVFKGSFKKANRSRIDSFTGIGDEKALKILQKVGKEFGIPTVTDIHENSDAAMAAEYVDILQIPAFLVRQTDLVVAAANTGKVVNLKKGQFMSPESMKHAVQKVLDCNNESVMVTDRGTMFGYQDMIVDYRGIPTMQQYATTVLDITHSLQQPNQSSGVTGGRPDLIGTIAKAGIAVGVDGLFLETHFDPANAKSDGANMLHLDYFEDLMKKLVDIRQTINKF from the coding sequence ATGAATTTAAATAATATCCCCCTAATTAAGAACCTTGAGGCTGATAACTTCTTTTTATTAGCTGGGCCTTGTGCTATCGAAGGTGAAGAAATGGCTATGCGTATCGCAGAGCACATCGTAACAGTAACTGACAAACTAAAGATTCCTTATGTATTTAAAGGTTCTTTTAAGAAAGCAAACAGATCACGTATAGATAGCTTCACAGGTATCGGTGATGAGAAAGCACTTAAAATCTTACAAAAAGTAGGAAAAGAGTTTGGTATACCTACTGTAACAGATATCCATGAGAACTCTGATGCGGCTATGGCTGCTGAGTACGTAGACATCTTACAGATCCCTGCTTTCTTAGTAAGACAGACAGATTTAGTAGTAGCTGCTGCGAATACAGGTAAGGTAGTAAACCTGAAGAAAGGACAGTTTATGAGTCCTGAGAGTATGAAGCATGCTGTACAGAAAGTATTAGACTGTAATAACGAAAGCGTAATGGTGACAGATAGAGGTACGATGTTCGGATACCAAGACATGATCGTAGATTATAGAGGAATCCCTACTATGCAACAGTATGCTACTACAGTATTAGACATCACGCACTCGCTACAACAGCCAAACCAATCGTCTGGAGTGACAGGCGGACGTCCTGATCTAATCGGAACTATTGCTAAAGCAGGTATCGCTGTAGGTGTAGATGGACTATTCTTAGAAACACACTTCGATCCAGCAAATGCAAAAAGTGATGGAGCAAACATGCTACACTTAGATTACTTTGAAGATTTGATGAAGAAATTGGTTGACATTAGACAAACAATCAATAAATTTTAA
- a CDS encoding aspartyl protease family protein — protein sequence MKALKLIFFFFLVSIVGYAQTIRLPYDDESGWMLVDLQVNNKPMKFLFDTGWDGLSIRSSLLSEFYHGENIAAVDANNVVQAVQTIYVDSLKVGNYTFRHLPFTDFESFPMINDPIFSCYKIDGILGNVIYKDKILEIDPIKKEILLHDLSPELVNTILTNNFTPVDTYPTEQKSRIMVPVEMGGSVKRLFLLDTGDNGYLTMTADRGVIAYLRTLKFNSYISVGSIGAFGMNEMVNRTLITQEAKIKMGKISLENEEVTFNMNDNTYQMGVEFIKQFHLYYLPSLNLVYFKKVKESNVVSNLEKIGYGIAYIDGQYMVAAIHERENVVRLGDVVLSIDGIPMEKLCHYRKYLQQHKGQPKLEVMREGKKITL from the coding sequence ATGAAAGCTTTAAAACTGATTTTCTTCTTCTTTTTAGTGTCTATAGTGGGCTATGCACAGACTATTCGTTTGCCTTATGACGATGAGTCTGGTTGGATGCTCGTAGACTTGCAGGTTAATAATAAGCCGATGAAGTTCTTATTTGACACAGGGTGGGATGGATTGTCTATTAGAAGTAGTTTGCTTTCAGAATTCTATCATGGAGAAAATATAGCTGCAGTAGATGCTAATAATGTTGTACAAGCAGTTCAGACCATATATGTAGATAGTCTAAAGGTGGGAAATTATACTTTTCGCCATTTGCCGTTTACAGACTTTGAGAGCTTTCCGATGATTAACGACCCTATATTTAGTTGTTATAAAATCGATGGTATCTTAGGGAATGTTATCTATAAGGATAAGATATTAGAGATAGACCCTATCAAAAAGGAAATCTTATTACACGATTTGTCACCAGAGTTAGTGAATACTATATTGACTAATAATTTTACCCCTGTCGATACTTATCCTACGGAGCAAAAAAGTAGAATTATGGTTCCGGTAGAAATGGGGGGAAGTGTGAAACGACTATTCTTATTGGATACAGGAGATAATGGATATCTAACCATGACAGCAGATAGAGGTGTGATCGCTTACTTAAGAACTTTAAAGTTTAATTCGTACATCAGTGTAGGGAGTATAGGAGCCTTCGGTATGAATGAAATGGTGAATCGTACACTGATCACGCAAGAAGCTAAAATCAAGATGGGTAAAATATCGTTAGAGAATGAAGAGGTCACCTTTAATATGAATGATAATACCTATCAGATGGGAGTGGAGTTTATAAAACAGTTTCACTTGTATTATTTGCCTTCTTTAAATCTAGTTTATTTTAAAAAGGTTAAGGAAAGTAATGTAGTCTCTAATTTAGAGAAGATAGGATACGGTATTGCTTATATAGATGGGCAGTATATGGTGGCTGCCATTCATGAACGTGAGAATGTAGTGCGATTAGGAGACGTAGTGCTTTCTATAGATGGTATTCCCATGGAGAAGTTATGTCACTATAGAAAGTATCTTCAACAACACAAGGGGCAACCTAAGCTAGAGGTAATGAGAGAAGGCAAGAAGATTACTTTATAG
- the rlmD gene encoding 23S rRNA (uracil(1939)-C(5))-methyltransferase RlmD yields MSRKRTERIVFENVEVLDAGAKGVSVAKAPDGKVIFIPNVVPGDVVDVQTFKKRKAYYEGKAVKFHKFSEHRIEPVCEHFGACGGCKWQNMNYAQQLFYKNQEVFNNLKRIGKIELPEFEPILGSEETLFYRNKMEFSFSNARWLTPEEVASGEEMGKENALGFHIPKMWDKILDIKKCHLQQDPSNEIRNEIRRFANEHNLAFFNPREQEGLLRTLMIRTASTGEVMVMIQFFYDNKEERELLLDFLAERFPMITSLQYVVNGKANDTIYDQDVVLYKGRDYILEEMEGLKFSINAKSFYQTNSEQAYELYKITRDYAGLTGNELVYDLYTGTGTIAQFVSKKAGKVVGVEAVPEAIEDAKLNAERNNITNCDFFVGDMKNVFNDEFIATHGHPDVIITDPPRDGMHKDVVEMLLKVGAKRIVYVSCNSATQARDLALMDHKYKVIKVRPVDMFPQTHHVENVVLLELR; encoded by the coding sequence ATGAGTAGAAAAAGAACAGAAAGAATCGTATTCGAAAACGTAGAAGTCCTTGATGCAGGTGCAAAAGGCGTTTCGGTAGCTAAAGCTCCAGATGGGAAAGTAATCTTTATTCCTAACGTAGTTCCGGGAGATGTGGTAGATGTGCAGACTTTCAAAAAACGCAAAGCGTATTATGAAGGGAAAGCTGTGAAATTCCACAAATTTTCTGAACATAGAATAGAGCCAGTATGTGAACACTTCGGAGCTTGTGGTGGATGTAAATGGCAAAATATGAACTATGCACAACAGTTATTCTATAAGAACCAAGAGGTTTTTAATAACTTAAAGCGCATAGGTAAAATTGAATTACCTGAATTCGAACCTATCTTAGGATCTGAAGAAACATTGTTCTACAGAAACAAGATGGAATTCTCTTTCTCTAACGCTCGCTGGTTAACACCAGAAGAAGTAGCTAGTGGAGAAGAAATGGGTAAAGAAAATGCATTAGGATTCCACATCCCTAAAATGTGGGACAAAATCTTAGACATCAAAAAATGTCACTTACAACAAGATCCTTCTAATGAAATCAGAAATGAAATCAGAAGATTCGCTAACGAGCATAATTTAGCTTTCTTTAATCCACGTGAGCAAGAAGGTCTGTTGCGTACATTGATGATCAGAACTGCTTCTACAGGTGAAGTAATGGTGATGATTCAATTCTTCTATGACAACAAAGAAGAACGCGAGTTATTATTAGACTTCTTAGCAGAGCGCTTCCCTATGATTACATCATTACAGTATGTAGTCAATGGTAAAGCGAATGATACTATCTATGATCAAGATGTAGTGCTTTATAAAGGACGTGATTATATCTTAGAAGAAATGGAAGGACTTAAATTTAGCATCAATGCTAAGTCGTTCTACCAAACTAATTCTGAGCAAGCATACGAACTATACAAAATCACAAGAGACTATGCAGGTCTTACAGGTAACGAATTAGTATATGACTTATATACAGGTACAGGTACTATCGCTCAGTTCGTTTCTAAAAAGGCTGGTAAAGTAGTCGGTGTTGAAGCTGTACCAGAAGCAATAGAAGATGCTAAACTGAATGCTGAACGCAATAATATTACGAACTGTGATTTCTTCGTAGGAGATATGAAAAATGTATTTAACGATGAGTTCATAGCGACACATGGACATCCAGACGTTATCATTACTGACCCTCCTCGTGATGGAATGCATAAAGATGTAGTAGAAATGCTATTAAAAGTAGGTGCAAAACGCATCGTATACGTAAGCTGTAACTCTGCTACACAAGCACGTGACTTAGCTCTTATGGATCACAAATATAAAGTGATCAAAGTACGTCCTGTGGATATGTTCCCTCAGACGCATCACGTAGAAAACGTAGTTCTATTAGAACTGAGATAA
- a CDS encoding DUF2185 domain-containing protein has translation MNQDNNIPAEALKNLVGDIGFCLVSAKIMIEGEKVDYMYREEPNSDTDSGWRFLSNTEDEAYLDNPDNTDIYSVNAVAHNDKAIIPYLNAPVGSELGRVEGTDEFEVLD, from the coding sequence ATGAACCAAGATAATAATATTCCTGCCGAAGCTTTAAAGAATCTTGTAGGAGATATCGGATTCTGTCTAGTCTCTGCTAAAATCATGATCGAAGGCGAGAAAGTAGACTATATGTACCGAGAAGAACCAAACTCTGATACTGATAGTGGATGGAGATTCTTAAGCAATACAGAAGATGAAGCATACTTAGATAATCCTGACAATACAGATATCTATAGTGTGAATGCTGTAGCTCATAATGACAAAGCTATTATCCCTTATCTAAACGCTCCTGTAGGAAGTGAACTAGGTCGTGTAGAAGGAACGGATGAGTTCGAAGTGTTAGATTAA
- a CDS encoding LutC/YkgG family protein: protein MSSRDQILNNIRRNTKQVFDKPQMNLSAIEFDDKLTQFIEVSKAVGGDAIILKEGEDINEVIRALYPEAKEIASVVNGIHLTTLDPDSVESPNDLNNVDLAIVEGAFGVCENGCIWLPQQLKHKALYFITQYLVIVLDRSKLVNNMHEGYKLITPSEKGFGVYISGPSKTADIEQALVVGAHGPKGLTVILR, encoded by the coding sequence ATGAGTAGTAGAGATCAAATATTAAATAATATAAGACGCAATACAAAACAGGTCTTTGACAAGCCGCAAATGAATCTGTCTGCAATTGAGTTTGACGATAAATTAACCCAATTCATAGAAGTGTCTAAAGCAGTTGGAGGTGATGCTATAATCTTAAAAGAGGGTGAAGATATCAATGAAGTGATTCGCGCTCTTTATCCAGAGGCAAAAGAAATTGCTTCAGTGGTAAATGGTATTCACTTGACAACTTTAGATCCTGATAGTGTAGAAAGCCCTAATGACTTAAATAATGTGGATTTAGCTATTGTAGAAGGAGCCTTTGGAGTATGTGAGAATGGGTGTATATGGCTTCCACAGCAACTTAAGCACAAAGCTCTATACTTCATCACACAGTATTTAGTTATTGTCTTAGATCGTTCTAAATTAGTGAATAATATGCATGAAGGATATAAACTGATTACACCGAGTGAGAAAGGCTTTGGGGTCTATATATCAGGTCCTTCTAAGACTGCAGATATTGAACAAGCTTTAGTAGTAGGAGCACATGGACCAAAAGGTCTGACTGTGATTTTAAGATAG
- a CDS encoding lactate utilization protein B, which produces MSSTKHAQNADAFQQNKEKATWHDNALWFVREKRDRMSKTLPEWEDLRAMGEKIKLHSVSNLAMYLEQFEANAIANGVIVHWAKDADEHNAIMAEILNKHNAKKVVKSKSMLTEECDLNHYLETKGIDVVESDLGERILQLNGTAPSHIVLPAIHMKREEVGDLFAEKLNTEKGNSDPTYLTRAARASLRNDFLTADAAITGVNFGIAATGEIVVCTNEGNADMGTSLSKLHIASMGLEKLIPDYESLSVFTRLLARSATGQPTTTYTSHFRKPIEGGEFHIILVDNGRSEILSNEEHIKSLNCIRCGACMNTCPVYRRSGGYSYTYFIPGPIGINLGMLKDPVKHSENLSACSLCYSCNNVCPVKIDLADQIYKWRQDLDSLGKANSSKKLISTGMQFLFTHPALFRTSLKFSSLAKYAPRSLTFGLKEWEDGRNLPNFAKESFTEMWKKGKVKKQ; this is translated from the coding sequence ATGAGTAGTACAAAACATGCACAGAATGCTGACGCGTTTCAGCAGAATAAAGAGAAAGCTACTTGGCATGATAATGCACTGTGGTTTGTAAGAGAGAAAAGAGATAGAATGTCTAAGACGCTTCCTGAATGGGAAGACCTTAGAGCAATGGGTGAGAAGATAAAACTACATAGTGTTAGTAATCTAGCGATGTACCTTGAGCAGTTTGAAGCAAATGCTATAGCTAATGGAGTGATAGTACACTGGGCTAAAGATGCAGATGAGCACAATGCTATCATGGCAGAGATCTTAAATAAGCACAATGCAAAAAAAGTAGTGAAAAGCAAGTCTATGCTGACAGAAGAATGTGATCTTAATCATTACTTAGAGACCAAGGGTATTGATGTTGTAGAAAGTGATTTAGGAGAGCGTATCTTACAGTTGAATGGGACTGCACCTTCACATATCGTACTTCCTGCTATCCACATGAAGAGAGAAGAAGTAGGAGATTTATTTGCCGAAAAACTAAATACAGAGAAAGGCAATAGTGATCCAACTTATCTTACTCGGGCAGCAAGAGCTTCTTTGCGCAATGATTTTCTTACTGCTGATGCAGCAATTACAGGAGTGAACTTCGGTATAGCAGCCACAGGAGAGATTGTTGTTTGTACCAATGAAGGAAATGCCGATATGGGAACTTCATTGTCTAAACTACACATTGCCTCTATGGGGTTAGAGAAACTAATACCAGATTATGAGAGTTTAAGTGTGTTTACTAGATTATTAGCCCGCTCTGCAACAGGACAACCAACTACTACGTATACTTCTCATTTTAGAAAACCAATCGAAGGAGGGGAGTTTCACATCATCTTAGTGGATAATGGAAGAAGTGAAATATTGAGCAATGAAGAACATATCAAATCTCTTAATTGTATTCGCTGTGGAGCATGTATGAATACTTGCCCTGTGTACAGACGTAGTGGAGGATATTCTTATACTTACTTTATCCCTGGGCCAATAGGAATTAACTTAGGAATGCTTAAGGATCCTGTTAAACACAGTGAGAATCTATCTGCTTGTTCTCTATGTTATTCTTGTAATAATGTATGTCCAGTGAAAATAGACTTAGCTGATCAAATCTATAAATGGCGTCAAGATTTAGATTCTTTAGGCAAGGCTAATTCATCTAAAAAACTAATATCAACAGGAATGCAATTTTTGTTTACTCATCCTGCTTTGTTTAGAACGAGTTTGAAGTTTAGTTCATTGGCAAAATATGCACCGCGTTCTCTGACTTTTGGGTTAAAAGAATGGGAAGACGGGCGTAACCTACCGAATTTTGCAAAAGAGTCGTTTACAGAAATGTGGAAAAAAGGAAAAGTAAAGAAACAATAG
- a CDS encoding (Fe-S)-binding protein, protein MRVGLFIPCYVNAVYPEAALASYKILTHFGVEVDYPVDQTCCGQPMANAGFENKALPLAKQFNNLFEEFDYIVAPSGSCVGFVKDTYPRLMEKEGCTSKVSGKVYDICEFLHDILKIDKLPGKFPHKVSLHNSCHGLRELKLGAASELNIKPYSKVKALLSLVEGVEVVEPTRVDECCGFGGMFSIEEPAISIRMGNDKVSCHVATGAEYITGPDSSCLMHMGGIIDKNKMPIKMIHVVEILASGL, encoded by the coding sequence ATGAGAGTTGGGTTGTTTATCCCTTGCTATGTGAACGCAGTTTATCCTGAGGCGGCATTAGCAAGTTATAAAATATTGACACATTTTGGGGTAGAAGTAGATTATCCCGTAGATCAGACTTGTTGTGGTCAACCTATGGCTAACGCAGGTTTCGAGAATAAAGCTTTGCCTTTAGCGAAGCAGTTTAATAATTTATTTGAAGAGTTTGACTATATAGTTGCTCCTTCGGGTAGTTGTGTTGGGTTTGTAAAAGATACTTACCCGAGATTAATGGAGAAGGAAGGCTGTACGAGTAAAGTAAGTGGTAAGGTGTATGATATCTGTGAATTCTTACACGATATCCTGAAGATTGACAAATTGCCAGGTAAGTTTCCTCATAAAGTAAGCCTTCACAACAGTTGCCATGGATTAAGAGAATTAAAGCTAGGAGCAGCTAGTGAATTAAATATAAAACCTTATTCTAAGGTAAAAGCCTTGCTTAGTCTTGTAGAAGGTGTAGAAGTAGTAGAACCTACTCGAGTAGATGAGTGTTGTGGCTTTGGAGGGATGTTTTCTATAGAAGAACCAGCTATTTCTATCCGAATGGGGAATGATAAGGTGAGTTGTCATGTGGCTACTGGTGCAGAGTATATAACAGGGCCAGATAGTTCATGTCTAATGCATATGGGAGGGATCATAGATAAGAATAAGATGCCTATCAAGATGATTCATGTTGTAGAAATTCTAGCTTCAGGTTTATAA
- a CDS encoding L-lactate permease: MLETVSGLQVILAVTPVILLIVLLGFLKLPGEKSASITLVVTALIALFGFNLSLIDTSLSVVYGIVKAVFPILIIILMAIYSYNVQVESQKIEIIKQQFSAISTDKSIQVLLLTWGFGGLLEGMAGFGTAVAIPAAILISLGFKPMFSAVVSLIANSVPTAFGAVGIPVIVLAREVEMVEQITTISAHVVWQLAVLMFLVPFLIVTLADKSVKAIPKNIILSLLVGGVTLAVQYYAAVYIGAETPAILGSIASVITIILFGKITAKKEGKIEKHSFSLLSIFQAWSVYGLILLLVLLTSPLFPFATMMKSNWEIFQTNFNFNIAGGIRTVGIYWLTDTGVLIFVSSLIGGLIQGVSLSGLFALLGKTTVQLKKTVITVCCLIALSTLMDLSGMITVLGLALATATGAFYPFFAPAIGALGTFLTGSDTSSNILFGKLQATVADKIGADKGWLAAANTTGATGGKIISPQSIAVATTACGEQGKEGIILKKAVGFALLYILIAGLIVYIGS, translated from the coding sequence ATGTTAGAAACTGTTTCAGGTTTGCAGGTAATATTAGCAGTTACCCCTGTTATATTGTTAATTGTATTGTTAGGTTTTTTAAAGTTACCAGGTGAGAAAAGTGCCAGTATTACTTTAGTTGTTACAGCATTAATAGCGTTATTTGGTTTTAATCTCTCTTTGATAGATACTTCTTTATCAGTAGTATATGGGATAGTGAAAGCTGTTTTTCCCATCTTGATTATTATCTTAATGGCTATTTATAGTTATAATGTACAAGTAGAATCTCAGAAAATAGAGATTATTAAACAACAGTTCTCGGCTATTTCAACAGATAAATCTATTCAAGTATTACTACTGACTTGGGGATTTGGAGGATTGTTAGAAGGAATGGCAGGTTTTGGTACAGCAGTAGCTATTCCTGCAGCTATTTTGATTAGTTTAGGTTTTAAGCCCATGTTCTCAGCCGTTGTTAGTTTGATTGCTAATAGTGTGCCTACAGCCTTTGGAGCTGTTGGTATTCCAGTTATTGTCTTGGCTAGAGAAGTAGAGATGGTAGAGCAGATTACTACGATTAGTGCTCATGTAGTTTGGCAGTTAGCAGTATTGATGTTTTTAGTTCCATTTTTAATTGTAACATTAGCAGATAAATCTGTAAAAGCTATCCCAAAGAACATTATTTTAAGTCTTCTGGTAGGAGGTGTTACCTTAGCTGTTCAGTATTATGCAGCGGTATATATAGGAGCAGAGACTCCTGCTATTTTAGGAAGTATAGCCTCAGTGATTACTATTATCCTATTTGGAAAAATCACGGCAAAGAAAGAAGGTAAAATAGAGAAGCACAGCTTTAGCCTTCTAAGTATCTTTCAGGCATGGAGTGTATATGGGCTGATCTTATTACTGGTTTTATTGACTAGCCCTCTGTTTCCTTTTGCAACGATGATGAAATCTAATTGGGAGATATTTCAAACGAATTTTAATTTTAATATAGCTGGTGGTATCCGTACTGTAGGGATATATTGGCTAACAGATACAGGAGTGCTCATCTTTGTGAGTTCTTTAATAGGAGGACTTATACAAGGAGTTTCTCTAAGTGGGTTGTTTGCTTTATTAGGCAAGACAACTGTCCAATTAAAAAAGACTGTTATCACAGTATGTTGTTTAATCGCCTTATCTACTTTAATGGATTTGTCAGGTATGATCACTGTTCTAGGGTTAGCCTTAGCGACAGCGACAGGAGCATTTTATCCATTCTTTGCGCCTGCCATAGGAGCATTAGGTACTTTTCTTACAGGTAGTGATACTTCGTCTAATATCTTGTTTGGTAAGTTACAGGCTACAGTTGCCGATAAGATTGGAGCAGATAAAGGATGGTTGGCAGCAGCGAATACAACAGGTGCTACAGGTGGAAAGATTATTTCTCCACAGAGTATTGCTGTAGCTACAACAGCTTGTGGAGAACAAGGTAAAGAAGGTATTATCCTTAAAAAAGCTGTCGGTTTTGCATTGTTATATATTTTAATAGCAGGCTTGATAGTATATATTGGAAGTTAA
- a CDS encoding DUF6452 family protein produces MKKLILAVAFLGLGSFVFSSCEKDDICGTEEPTTPNFLIEFYNFEDQGIAKNDLVEAFVAGREKDVIKSKANKLLIPLRLDNQESEWILKSIRRTQNQTDTLYDTLTFKYKINTKYLNKACGYVSTFSLNQDGTSPMLNGESQQTSGNWIKHYTTETNEIQDSKKAHFKIYY; encoded by the coding sequence ATGAAAAAACTAATATTGGCAGTTGCGTTTCTAGGTTTAGGAAGTTTTGTGTTTAGCTCTTGCGAGAAAGACGACATTTGTGGTACGGAAGAACCTACTACCCCTAACTTTCTAATTGAATTCTATAATTTCGAAGACCAAGGAATTGCTAAAAATGACTTAGTTGAAGCTTTTGTAGCTGGTAGAGAAAAAGATGTTATTAAAAGTAAAGCAAACAAATTACTGATTCCTCTTCGATTAGATAACCAGGAGTCTGAATGGATCTTAAAATCAATAAGACGAACTCAGAATCAGACGGACACCCTTTATGATACATTGACATTTAAATATAAAATCAATACGAAGTATCTGAATAAAGCGTGTGGATATGTCTCTACATTCTCTCTAAATCAAGATGGTACATCTCCTATGCTAAATGGAGAATCTCAACAAACGAGTGGTAACTGGATCAAACATTATACAACTGAAACAAATGAAATTCAAGATAGTAAAAAAGCACACTTCAAAATATATTATTAA
- a CDS encoding DUF6048 family protein, whose amino-acid sequence MKFKIVKKHTSKYIINCGILLLAFSSFAQENTVKEIETTTPITDSSEQSPHYYPQRYGLRVGVDLFRITRSFYDNTYQGFEVVGDYRLTKNWYAAAEIGHDKMDRDESSYGFTTNGNYIRIGGNYNLYENWLDREDMIYVGFRYGFATFSQTLNWYQSYTTDPYFPKERIEVDRKQSGLSAHWVEFVAGIKTRVFSNVFMGFTMRLNGLVSQTQPDDFENLYIPGYNKKHSGNIGVGFNYTISYLFPLYKSKKDKFVVPTEEETKFDLEGNAIEQAEDLKMIENNKKKKK is encoded by the coding sequence ATGAAATTCAAGATAGTAAAAAAGCACACTTCAAAATATATTATTAATTGTGGTATTCTACTTTTAGCTTTCTCTTCATTTGCTCAAGAGAATACTGTAAAAGAAATAGAGACCACTACCCCGATTACTGATTCTTCAGAACAATCTCCTCATTACTATCCTCAACGATATGGACTGCGTGTAGGAGTTGATTTGTTTAGAATTACGCGTTCATTCTATGATAACACCTATCAAGGTTTTGAAGTAGTCGGAGATTATCGTCTTACTAAAAACTGGTATGCAGCAGCAGAGATAGGTCATGATAAGATGGATAGAGATGAGAGCAGCTATGGTTTTACAACCAATGGGAACTACATCCGTATAGGAGGTAACTATAACCTATACGAAAACTGGTTAGATAGAGAAGATATGATCTATGTAGGTTTTAGATACGGTTTTGCGACCTTCTCTCAAACTCTTAATTGGTATCAGTCATATACTACTGACCCATATTTCCCTAAAGAAAGAATAGAAGTAGATCGAAAACAAAGTGGACTTAGTGCACACTGGGTAGAATTTGTAGCAGGTATTAAAACAAGAGTATTTAGCAATGTCTTTATGGGATTCACCATGAGACTAAATGGGCTAGTGTCTCAGACACAACCTGATGATTTCGAAAACTTATATATTCCTGGTTATAACAAAAAACACAGTGGTAATATAGGAGTAGGATTTAATTATACCATCTCTTACTTATTCCCTCTATACAAGTCTAAGAAGGATAAGTTTGTTGTCCCTACTGAAGAAGAAACTAAGTTTGACCTAGAAGGAAACGCAATAGAACAAGCTGAGGATTTAAAAATGATTGAAAACAATAAAAAGAAAAAGAAATAA